tattcgacccataaatttaaatatttgtcTTTACACTTTCACtgttttgttattcaattagttatgattttattaattttaattatgcattacatttaggggtgtcaaatcggatcaacggatcgggtttgggtcggactcatcggattcgggttgaaacggatcggattggaacggattaatttggctaacgggtcggatcggatcggattgaaaacttaacggaccggatcgggtcggattttttattcacggattcatatcggatcgggttgtaaacgggtcggattgtagtcggtttgggtcggatcggatcggattggaatACGACGGATTGTTAACGGGTTTAGTCGGACTATAACGGGTTCGGGTTCATGTCGGTCGGATTaatatcggatcggattcatatcgggtcggattcatatcggatcggattcatttcggatcggattcatatcggatcggattaatCGGTAACAGACTAAAACGGGTTGGATTGAAACTAATTTAGCCTGGTACATTGGATTCAGTTTTATATTGGTTCGGGTAATTATCGGATCGGGTTATTTGGTAGCGGGTTGGAATTTGGGGCAGTTCGTTTCCAAATTATATATTATCATATCGATGACTTAATTAGGCCGGGGACGAAAataataactaacttttaaaagtaataagaatttaagattagtaatataagttattgaatatattattatatCGATGGGTTGGAATTAGTTCGGATTAAACAGGTCACGGATTAAAAACGGATCGGATCTAACGGGTCACGGGTTGAAACGggtcggattaaacgggtcacaggttaaaaacggatcggattaaacggaTATTCCTCGGGTTGGAACGGATTCGGATTGAAACGGATCGGATCATAAACGGGTTTCGGATCGCTTCGGATCGCTTCGGATCGGATTAAATGGATCCGGATTGTCACGGATCGGTCTGTTAACGGATTCGGATCTTAATCGGATCAATACTAACGGGTtgggtcggattcgggttgaatataatcggatcggatcggatttcggattttaactcgcgggttctaaacggttcggattctaaacggTCGGACAAACTCATCGGGTTCACTGGGTCGGATTGAGAATTGACACCCCTAATTACattagtttagttagtaccaaaaaaaTGGTCTAACTGTTAAACGGTCTTAAGGTGCACGGTTGGGTGCACCCTTATGTGTACAGTGTACTGAGTTTCTAGAACCAGATAAAAAAGTTTAAAGATAGAAATTTCGTTTCCACGAAACCGCGTTTACTGTTGGGCCGATCATTTAATCGTTGACTTCGACACATTAGTTATTGGTGACTTGGTGTGATAACAATTAACAACGCATATGTCAAATATATCAATTGTTAAAGTCTGGTGTATGGGACCACGGATCAATTAATATAGTCTGCTTTAATTTCAACTAGTTTGGAAGCCCGTGCGATGTACGGGTTTcgttttatttgttcttttttagtaacggttttgtatttatgttattaGGTTTTGTTACGGTGAATggatggtattttttttttggaagacaatcatctttaacgacaatctaattacgacgggtcaaaaatcccgtcgcaaaagccttttgcgacggggctaacaagcaaacaatgacgggaataaccgtcgcaaatgtcttttacgacgggtttacgacggatttacgacaggatttctattaacgacggcccccttttatgacgggttcgtgacagaaaatcccgtcgttaatcaacgattattggcctttcgcgacgggatttcccgtcgttaataatacaatttcttgtagtgggaTCAGTAActattaacaataataataattaagttcaTTTGGAAGATAAAAATGACACACATGCATTAAGTAGATCtaaattcattttaacttaatttATTTCCTATGTTTGGTTTAGTGGCAAtagattaaattaaaataaatttgtcCATAATTGGATTAATGGGTTAAATGAAATGGTGCATAATAACTGAGCAAAAGTGAACCTATTACGACAACTAAATAATTGAGCAAAAGTCTAGTCTAGACTAAACTAAAGTACTTGTTATTTTTTTAAGTGTGATAAAGACTTCAGCAACTTCCGATCTATTTCTCCACAATCAAAATGTAGTCGTCTCTATCTCTTCAATCATCTTCCCCAATCACAACCAGATCAAATCTCACCTTCGATTTCCCATCAGTTTCAGCTAGACCTCTCAATCTCAATGTCAATGTTGTCCCCTGCAATAATTTAGATAAgaaaactaaataaataataacatcataaataatatatttaattaactcTACAGAAGAAGGAAAATATATGTACCACTGGTCTTCTATTTCGATAGAATCTCCAACTTCATTCACAACCATACCAACGACAtctaaaaacagaaaaaaaacaacaaaggaaaaaaagacAAAGTATTTGGCAAAATTATTTGACAATAACTCAAATAAACTTTAGTAcggaataaataacaaaatcataCATACCAGGAAGTGAGTAGTTTTTAACAAACTTATTCAAGTGTACTGTAATTGTACACAATCAAATCGATGCATTGGCAACGGCCCTAACAACagtattttgaaaaaattgtATCATTATCTTGTTGTCGCCAACAATACGGTATTGTTCCTTATTAGGTTGGACCGAAAAATATCTGATTGTATAGATTTTTCCCTCATAATTTTGGACAGAAGCTAGTGATGGACAAAATTGGATTTAATAGAGGCATGCACATAATCACCCTGCAGTTAAATTATAACAGTTAATTTAAAAAGTGCGTTGTAAAATCATAAAGTAAATATTAGAAGAATCATATACCTCTTCGTCGATGAGGACCATGTCcaaactaattaaactattttGTTTGCGGAAGTTCACCACATCAATCAAGCGCGAAACACGAACTTTAATTTTCCAGTCGTTCCTACTGGAATTTAAATCATGGATCAAAGAAGTAGCCATTGATAACCAAACTTAAAAGTGAAAGATGTGATTGTGTATGAGTTATGAATTGAACAATACTACCAATTTATAGGATTTcatcaattataaatttgaatatgatTAGAACTTCCAATTTATATCTTAAAGAATTGTAGTGTATTAGTATACGTTTATCTACGTTTATCTTAAACGTTTAGGTTATAtctaaggtttttttttttttttaattattaaaacttaGATATATATTGAGTAGGATTATTaggaatttttgttttttgaactcTTCCcatcaaactttttttttttttaattaaaacttaGATTGAGTAGGATTATTAGGACTTTTTGTTTTTTGGACTCTTCCCATCAAACGTTTATCTACGTTTATCAAATACGTTTaacgtttttttttaaaaaaataattaaaacttaGATATATATCCACGTGGCATCTACTTAATTATATACGTGGcacttgaattttttaattcaaaaataaataagaaatcttCTTTTTAATTGGCCGAGAGCATTActaatcctacgtggcgctctaatatctCAGCAAAagtgcctcctttatatatgtatattagattacaTTCCTTCTAATATTCCGAGCAAGTTCCTCACTCTTACAAATTTTGAACTTATATGAATTTATCTaaatttatcttatttgaacttataagATTTGACtttatttaacttataaaattttataggaccttatttaacttatagGAACTAATAGGATCTTATTTAACTTATAGGAACTGATAGGACATTATAGGAACTTATAAGACCTCATAGGTCCAAATCTTATTAGACTTTATTTAAAGGTTATTTGataattattaaattttaaCCATTAAAATATTGATAATACGACATAAGTTCCACAATGATGttccaatttattttttcaCGTTTGCCAACGCACGTTCTGTATCGTTTTTATCTATTGTAAcacaatattaaaaaatataattttttgatATTCTTAAAGTGTCCATTGAGATGAATCAAATTAGacctcacatgaatatgttttttcttatatattgtacataatttagaagattatCTTCCACTAAAAATAGTGACAAAAACCTAAATTGGAACATCATTATGGAACTGATGGAGTAGTTGATTgcaaatattaataaaatataaattaataaaacaactATTATTAAGTTCTTATATTAACAATTATGTATTTATgtaatttaataatataaattattacCATGTAATGATTatccaaaatttataaaatccaAGTACGAATTCGATCAATTTGTAAAAAAACATTTGTCACTAACTCTTTAGTAAACATCTTTATACTCTGTAATGTAACTTTATCACAGGCGAAAAACAACTCTTTGATACTTCGTACGAGAATTTCGCTTGATGCATTTATGTAAAGAAGTAATATAATTTGCGTCTCACCAAAAAAATAGTCCATTGATTTGTGATGTACACGTTATTTTAAAATTGTTTATTAAGTTTTTTCCCTTATAACTATATtgatagtaattaataatttatatttacGTATCATTGATAATTATTATCGTCAATTAGTAACCACAAgttattttaatataataatataaatatgatttatttaatataacaacgcaaataattaatcataatattACACAATTTATTTAAGACATTATTGAACTTATAcgaccttattggaacttatacgacattattagaacttatacgaccttattggaacttataaaaccttattgaaacttatagaaACTTATATGACCTTATTAAACTTGTAgaaacttatctgaacatatctgaacttataagacctgaaaataaggtcctataactTAAAGAGAACAAGGCTTTAGAGGTGCAATAAGTTAATATGTTGGTGAACTACTCATTAACAAATTAGGTTAAAGTTTGGTAACTAAGTTAGTAAATAATTTTGAACAAACTATTTAAGTTGGTTAAGTGAACGTGACATGCTCGAACAAATTCATTTTCGACTTGTTAACGTTTGCAAATAGCTCGTTTAAACTCGTTTGTACCTCGTTTATGTTCTAGTATGGCTCGCTTTACAATTAAAAACTACGTGTAATTTACGTAGTAGTACTTATATTTCTATACCTTTTAAAGATTTTGTTACTAATAAAAACTTAACTATATACGAGTACTATGTTtgtaaattattatattatgaaatattttattGCTTAACCTTTTTTTAAAGGCGTTGAACcattaattttcaattttttttttctttcaccgtattttatagaaaaaaagtaataaatagaAATAAGTATACTGTCCAAATCAGTTTGATCTGGTTTATGAAATGATTTTTCCAGTCTGGTCCAAGCTTTACTGGTTTAGTCTCCAATcttaaattatcaaaatttctATCTCCGAGACAATTCAATCAGGTCCGGTTTGGACTAGTGAACACCTCTAATTATGGTAATACAACACGCTTACATTGAATAATTATCTTCGGCCCTATTAAATCGGATCCAACTCTGAATTTTCTCAAGTGAACCCCTATTGGTAAGATTCACTAACTCACATGTTCATGTTTAGAACATGTGAGTAAGAAAATGGGAAGAAATGCACGTAGGGCGTAATTTATGATTTGATTAAGCTGACTCTTTTTTGGTTAAAAACGGAACATTCATAAATTAAAGAGTTTAAGAGTTGGCATTAAGCTCATTTACACTCCGCATAAAACGCAGAATACAAGTCTTCATAGGGGTTGGACAAAATATCTAGTTACATTGACTTCACTATCCAAGCTTCTTGCCTTCTTAGCCATGCAATCTGCCAACTTGTTTAGCAaaggaaagaacaaaaaaaatagagaaaactcCAATATTAATCCGTGAACTAACAATTGTACCCATCCATTGACTGACCAATTGACCACACAAGCACTCAAGTTGTTATCCAGCTTTATTCATttgaattactccctccgtatttttttttaaaatacacTTAGTTTTTTCGGCCATATTTATCCAATGTTCCGTTTTTTAAaaatacacttgccatttttagtaacttataacccatcatctaattaaataatacatttaATTTAATCTGTAatccaccatcctattaaacaaataatttcatgaaCCCATCCACCTCCCAGTCTCCcaccccaccaaaatgacatggtccccccacttgtttacttattaaaatacgacaacttttgtgtaagatcgCCCTACCGGAAAGACTactttcattgtttaactaattgatttcatttcttaactaattagtttcagtgtgtaactaattagtttaattgtttaactaattggttgtagtgctttactaattagttatagtgcttaactaagtgatttcattacttaacttatatgacaccaatgaAATCTTTTctataagaccgccttatataaaaagtttgtaattaaaatatttacccaaccccacttgctttattattttatttcattcaatttttcctctaaatacccgtgtccggccaggtgtatctcttaaataaatacggagggagtatgttaaTTAGAAATCTGTCAtactttaaaaatatttaatcTGCTTGTCAACCATTTTaaaactttaattaattaattgaatacAACAGCACTAAAATACtttctaattatttttattgtcTTAAGTCACCGTATTTCATCCGAAACTCCACCTGAATTTCTTCcttatcaaaaacaaaaaaaacagcaCTAAAGTACTAGAATTCCAGAATTCCATTAATTCAAAGCACTGACTTCACATGTTTCAGTTCAACAGGTAATCTTAAGACAATAACTCAATAAGTAAAACCTCTCACCTCTCGAGCCAAAGTTTACATACAAATTTACTTTCATTGACACCATTTATTACCGAGTAGCAAAAGAACCGAGTTTTAGTCAATCTGTCAACGATTGAGTTTTCAGGATACGGTTTAGGGTCGGAATAAGTGCCACTGTAATATTAAGGTAACCTAGTTCTACAGCCAATCTGTCATCTCCAACTTACCATTCTTCAGAAGGGAAGATGTAATAATAATCAGGTAAGATCAAACTGAGCAAAGAATAATGATTCCTATTTTTGCATTTATTCTCAACATTCTTATTTCCAGTTCCAATTTCTGTTCTGCAATTGACAGTATTACACCAACCCTGTCCATAAAAGACCCAGAATCAATACTTTCTAAAAATAGCATTTTCAGACTAGGATTTTTCAGCCCCCCAAACTCCACAAACCGTTATGTTGGGATCTGGTATAATCACCCTTCCAAAATGGAAGTTGTATGGGTAGCTAACAGGAACAATCCCCTCACTGATTCTTCTGGTATACTAAAAATCTCAGTAGATGGAAATCTGCAAGTTTCTGATGCAAAGAATCAGACTCTTTGGTCATCAAACGTCACTCAATCTGCTGCAAGTTTATCAGTGGCTCAACTCCTAGATTCCGGGAACCTTGTTATCTTCCTGAATGGCAATGGCAATGGCAATGGAAATGGCACGATCATATGGCAGAGTTTTCAGAACCCTGTAGACTCAGTCTTACCAAATATGAGATACGTTTTTAACAATAATTCTGAATTCAGGAATGTCCTGAAATCTTGGAGAACCTCTTCAGACCCATCAGTTGGAAGGTATTCAGTTGGTACTAACTCATTATTAGGCATCTTACAGATTTATATATGGGATGGGGATCGCCCGTATTGGCGAAGTGGGCCATGGAATGGGAACATTTTCATGGGAACAAGATATCACAACACTGGTTATGGTAATCTCATCATTAATACAGGATCATTTACCCAAGAGGGTGTACGAGGGATGCTTTCCCTTGCTTTTACAGGCGCGGATCAGACTTTATTGCCTCGTTATGTGATCGACTATCAAGGGACATTAGCTCAAAAGTGGTGGGATGATAGCAAGAAGGAATGGGGGATTGCGTGGTATGCCCCGGAAAATGAATGTGATACTTATGGCAAATGTGGGGAATTCGGAAACTGCAACCCAAAGAAGAAACCAATGTGTAGCTGTTTGAAAGGATTTGTGCCAAAGAATGGGGATGAATGGAGGAGAGGAAATTGGACAAGTGGGTGTGTAAGAAGAAAGGAGTTACAATGTGGGATTCAAGGGGGAAAACCAGATGGGTTTCTGAAGTTACAGATGATGAAGGTGCCTGATAATGCTGAATGGTTTGTTGGTCTGAATCCAGAACAGTGCAGAACTACTTGCCTGGCTAATTGCTCTTGTTTGGCCTATACACATGATACCGGTACCGGGTGTATGAGATGGAGTGGGAACTTGATTGATATTGAGGACCTTTCTCCTGGAGGGGAGGACCTCTTCATTCGCCTCGAACAATCAGAGCTAGGTAAGTTTATCAGGATCATATTCTCAAAAATCTTATGCTTCTCAATTACTACCTACGTCTTTAGAAGTTACAGTATAATTAACGGTTGATTATGATATGATTAGTGACTAATTAGCCTGAATATGGGCTAGGTAAGTTTTATCAGATCAAAAAGCTTATGCTACCCAATTCTTAAAAATCTTATGCTACCCaattctgaaaaaaaaaacaagtttggTAAGCATAAATGGGTTGATCTCCTGTGCTATGCAGGTAACAGTAAGAGACGGATAGAAATTCTAGTCGTGGGTGTGGTTTTAGGAACGACAGTGATTGCCACCATCATCATATACTTCCTGTGGAAATGGAGAGCGCGCCCAAAGGGTAAACACTCATCGGATAGATATAAGGTATCAAAATTACTACCAGGGAAGAAAGCAACAGCAGACTCGTATGTATTCAGAGACAAAACCCAAGGTATGATGGAAGGCTTACAAGTAACAAAACTTGAAGATCTGATCATAGCAACAGATGGCTTCAGTGATAATAACTTGCTTGGGAAGGGTGGATTTGGCCAAGTATTTAAGGTAAGAATTCATTTTAAAAGGAAATCTATGTAGTTCAAATACAATGAAGGGATAATCTGATGTGCTTTTTTTACAGGGAAAACTAGAAAATGGTCAAGAAATAGCAGTAAAAAGGCTTTCGAGGGCATCAGGTCAAGGCGCCGAAGAGTTTATGAATGAAGTTGAACTTATTTCAAAACTTCAGCATCGGAATTTAGTCAAACTGCTGGGATGCTGTGTTGAAGGAGAAGAGAAGATGCTCATATACGAGTATATGCCTAACAAAAGCTTGGATGCTTTTCTGTTTGGTAAGTATCAAAACTCATTTTTCCAGTCTGAAATTCATAAACTGGTTTTAACAGAGAAATATAAAAGCATTCTGTCAGAAATTTGATAAtcatgatttgatttgattgatCAGATCCACAGAAGCAAGAGCTATCACAGTGGGAGAAACGCTTCAATATCATACAAGGAATATGCCGCGGTCTAGTTTACCTTCACAGAGATTCCAGATTAAAAATTATTCATAGAGATCTAAAACCAAGCAACATTTTACTCGACAAAGAACTAAACccaaaaatttcagactttggCATGGCTAGGATTTTTGGAGGTAACCAGGATCAAGCTAGTACTCAGAAGGTAGTCGGAACATAGTAAGTATATACCCTGCATTTTTCTCTAGTTTTATCAAGCCAAAGTATAAAATCCATGCTTTTTTATCAAAAGAATATCTGACATCATATTTAATCAACATGATAGCGGATACATGTCTCCTGAATATGCAATGGAAGGACGCTTCTCTGAAAAATCTGATGTATTCAGCTTTGGGGTGTTATTACTGGAGATAGTAAGTGGAAAAAAGAACAGCAGTTTTTGGTTTCAGGAAGATTTCCAAAGCCTCTTAGGATATGTAAGTTATTCTATTCTAAACAAGTTCAAACTTCATGGTTAAGCTACTTCAAACTTCTAGGTTTCCACTTACTAACTAGTAACTAATGACTGATCAAATGATGTTTTTCAGACTTGGAAATTGTGGAATGATAACACAGCCGATTCACTGATAGATCCATCGATTTCTAGTCCAGATTCACAAGAGGAGATTCTAAGGTGCATACATGTAGGTTTATTGTGTGTGCAAGAGTTGGCTAGAGATAGACCAAATACTTCAGTGGTTATGTCTATGCTTGTCAGAGACATTAAGAATCTTCCTAAACCAAAAGCACCCGGGTTTACACAACGCCAGACACCAGCTGATACCGGTTCATCTCAAATCACTAACGAAACTTGTTCTACGAATCATGTTACTATTACAACTTTGACTGCCCGGTAGCACATCTCTGTATAAAGAACGAAATATAACAACCTTTCTTATTTCTGGATGAGTACTGACTGTCACTGATACGTCTCTTTAACGGGAGATTAATGTTTGTAACCATGTCTACTAAAATTTAGAGCAAGCAATTTGTAAAGAAACTAATTCCTGCTTGCATTATCAAGTGCAAAAACAATAAACCAAAATATCATATGGTTCAAAGACTGGTACTTCACTAAAAGCTTCCCAATTTATTCTTCTGAATTCAGGAAGCTGAAATCAACACTGTGAAACATAACAGATTGTTAAATTGTCCAGAATTAAGACCAAATTATGTGTACTTCTTTatgcaaaaacaaaataaaaccattcagaatatcaaatcatCAACAAAAAAAGTTGTATATTTGTTCTGGATCTGCAATGGGTACATTCAAATAGTTTCAAACAAACGCTACTAATAAACTGAAAGCTACATACTTATATGGCCTTATTAGAACTTGTTCCTACTCATTTTTTAATTGCAGTCAACCATTATTGAGCAATCTGTAATAAGGTCCCCACACTAActttaccattttttttttaataaaacacAACTATCTTCTAGAATTGCTCCACTAAAATAATTGTTTCAGTGGAATTTTAATTCCTACAAATCCGGGGATATAATCAAACAAATCAATTCAAACACATTCCATTGTTGACTATGTGGGATCGATCATCTTTGATGGCAACAGAACATAATCCTAAGAAAATGTAtggaaaaaaattaattaagtagGTGGTAATAAAATCCCAGCCACTTTTCCAAGTAACTGAAATCAACACTGTGAACCAGAACAGATTGTTAAACTATCCAGAATTTTAGACCAGATTATGTTTATGCAAAAACAGAATAAAACGAttcagaatatcaaatcatCAACAAAAAAGGTTGTGAATTTATTCTTGATTTGCAAAGGGTACACTCAAATAGTTTCAAACAAATGCTACTAataagttactccctccgtcccttaatacttgacctgttttgacttttttcactattcacataattcactttctattttatttctaatatatgaaaataaatattagtatataatatattgttggcttcatcttaatatatattaaaatattaatatttttataaattttttataatagttaaagaaattgatggtcaaagttgtgaaTCGACAAGCGTGTCcgatcaaaacaggtcgagtattaagggacaaagAGAGTACTAAATAAGGTATGTGGGGCAAACAAATAGGAacatcacaaaaaaaaaaatatagtctaCATCGCAAAAAAGAGGTAGTCTACATCGTTGGTCACCAGCGACAAACTGATCTCATATCCAcctaaaaaaaaatggaaagatGGCCCACCCTTAAATAAATGTGTACAAGTGTTGCTAACTTGTTATATACTGTCAACAGTAATATAAgtgttgtcattgttgtatatatactgtAATTGTTGTAAtaaaatactgtcacaatcacccaaaaaaaggaaattatataTACTAGTgtaatgaaatagaaaaagtaaacgaccacttaaatgaatggataaaagtgttgcatattaaatgaattgATAAAAAGTATGTAAacaagtgttatataagtattATCATCGTTTGCAAATACTGTCAttattgtattaaaatactgtcattaTTGTATCATTACTGTCATATTGCCcatattattaatttgttagacttttcaactcatgaaACGAAAATACAAATTTACCCTGGGTATACCAGCGATGTAGCCTGCctccaaaaaaaacaaatgggATAATCTTTTAAGGACGAACGGAATATTTATCAGTATGTATTAGAAGTTATTCCAACTTACGTTTGAATTGCAGTGAAGTAGTGAACCATTATTGAGCAACCTGTAATAGGTCCCCACACTaacttttactccctccgtttctttttgttgtatccgtttccattttaagcgatattgttgtatccatttagaatctattctatatttggacatacattttatcctaaaatactcttacatttctatctaattaccaaaatacctaaaaattctacccatattcccacctaattttccccacccataatatttaattcttttccttccccatatacccactctctcacctcctttattacccatcattatcactcctctctcttaccttatttctttattattttctcactcctttatttattataatctcttacacccaatcattacacttatacccatacaaaccaatattccatttttcttaaaaaccacaccagattccaaatggatacatcaaaaagaaatggagggagtaccatttttttaagaaaacaacAACTATCTTCTTGAATAGCTCCACTAAAATAATTGTTTCAAATGGAATTGTTATTCCTACAAATCTGGGAAATAATCAagcaaattaattttaataaattccatTGTTGACCGTGGGATCATCTTTGATGGCAAGAAAAAATTTATGTCAATATTAGGATAAGTTGTCATT
This Spinacia oleracea cultivar Varoflay chromosome 6, BTI_SOV_V1, whole genome shotgun sequence DNA region includes the following protein-coding sequences:
- the LOC110786551 gene encoding G-type lectin S-receptor-like serine/threonine-protein kinase At1g11300 encodes the protein MIPIFAFILNILISSSNFCSAIDSITPTLSIKDPESILSKNSIFRLGFFSPPNSTNRYVGIWYNHPSKMEVVWVANRNNPLTDSSGILKISVDGNLQVSDAKNQTLWSSNVTQSAASLSVAQLLDSGNLVIFLNGNGNGNGNGTIIWQSFQNPVDSVLPNMRYVFNNNSEFRNVLKSWRTSSDPSVGRYSVGTNSLLGILQIYIWDGDRPYWRSGPWNGNIFMGTRYHNTGYGNLIINTGSFTQEGVRGMLSLAFTGADQTLLPRYVIDYQGTLAQKWWDDSKKEWGIAWYAPENECDTYGKCGEFGNCNPKKKPMCSCLKGFVPKNGDEWRRGNWTSGCVRRKELQCGIQGGKPDGFLKLQMMKVPDNAEWFVGLNPEQCRTTCLANCSCLAYTHDTGTGCMRWSGNLIDIEDLSPGGEDLFIRLEQSELGNSKRRIEILVVGVVLGTTVIATIIIYFLWKWRARPKGKHSSDRYKVSKLLPGKKATADSYVFRDKTQGMMEGLQVTKLEDLIIATDGFSDNNLLGKGGFGQVFKGKLENGQEIAVKRLSRASGQGAEEFMNEVELISKLQHRNLVKLLGCCVEGEEKMLIYEYMPNKSLDAFLFDPQKQELSQWEKRFNIIQGICRGLVYLHRDSRLKIIHRDLKPSNILLDKELNPKISDFGMARIFGGNQDQASTQKVVGTYGYMSPEYAMEGRFSEKSDVFSFGVLLLEIVSGKKNSSFWFQEDFQSLLGYTWKLWNDNTADSLIDPSISSPDSQEEILRCIHVGLLCVQELARDRPNTSVVMSMLVRDIKNLPKPKAPGFTQRQTPADTGSSQITNETCSTNHVTITTLTAR